One part of the Dermacentor andersoni chromosome 2, qqDerAnde1_hic_scaffold, whole genome shotgun sequence genome encodes these proteins:
- the LOC140215860 gene encoding lactosylceramide 4-alpha-galactosyltransferase-like, whose product MCEKREPLPFLILIAESLKNNQDHIWFLETSYRRRLHAREACSIESACRHNADYTVHLLSTGNISSSYCPYHRLLSKLPNFRSAGLNASKELAGTPLAKLHAKDGALNRSPHKVAHLSDFLRYVVLWKRGGVYLDTDVIVMKSLKGIRNSVVYQYENGSLANGILFFDKKHPVLRALIDECAREYNPGVWTSCGPLLMSRLPTDAVFSRRVNFLHPSTFFGVGYPSWRTLFDPSKVPAVFRAINGSHGVHIWNKDSEKKQVVAGSGCAIDILARDHCPQVYKLASSKKYI is encoded by the exons ATGTGTGAGAAGCG GGAGCCTTTACCTTTCTTGATTCTTATTGCAGAGTCTCTGAAGAACAACCAAGACCACATATGGTTCCTCGAAACATCCTATAGACGGAGACTCCACGCCAGGGAAGCCTGCAGCATTGAGTCGGCTTGCCGACACAATGCCGACTACACGGTGCATCTACTTTCTACAGGAAACATCAGCTCATCTTACTGTCCTTACCATCGCCTACTTTCAAAACTGCCGAATTTTCGCTCGGCGGGGCTCAATGCGAGCAAAGAACTCGCGGGGACTCCGTTAGCCAAACTACATGCCAAAGACGGAGCACTAAATCGGAGTCCTCATAAAGTGGCACATCTGAGTGACTTTCTGCGCTATGTCGTGCTTTGGAAGCGCGGTGGTGTATATTTGGACACGGACGTGATCGTAATGAAGTCGCTGAAAGGAATAAGAAATAGTGTCGTCTACCAGTACGAAAATGGGAGTCTGGCTAATGGTATACTTTTCTTCGATAAGAAGCACCCCGTGCTCAGAGCGCTTATCGATGAATGCGCGCGCGAATACAATCCCGGTGTTTGGACCTCATGCGGGCCCCTTTTGATGTCGCGGCTGCCTACAGACGCTGTATTTTCTCGGCGCGTAAATTTCCTGCACCCCTCCACCTTCTTCGGCGTTGGATATCCATCCTGGCGGACATTGTTCGATCCTTCAAAAGTACCCGCGGTGTTCAGGGCAATAAACGGCAGCCACGGCGTTCACATTTGGAACAAGGATAGCGAAAAGAAACAGGTGGTAGCCGGATCTGGTTGTGCCATAGACATTCTCGCCCGTGATCACTGTCCGCAAGTCTACAAGTTAGCCTCGTCAAAGAAATATATTTGA